From a single Pseudalkalibacillus hwajinpoensis genomic region:
- the glmS gene encoding glutamine--fructose-6-phosphate transaminase (isomerizing) encodes MCGIVGYIGNQDAKEILLRGLEKLEYRGYDSAGIALLNDGGLHLFKEKGRIADLRKAVDTSVEATAGIGHTRWATHGEPSQVNAHPHQSTTERFTLVHNGVIENYQQIKRDFLSEVDFVSATDTEVVVQLIANLVDEQNMTVEDAFHQTLKELHGSYALALIDNENPETLYVAKNKSPLLVGIGDEFNVVASDSMAMLQVTSKFIELMDEEVVIVKRDSVTIKDMNGNVMEREPFTAEIDASDIEKGTYPHYMLKEIDEQPLAIRNIITKYKDDNDNIKLDEDIREAMKESDRIYIIACGTSYNAGLVGKQLIENIAEVPVEVHIASEFLYNMPLVSKKPLFIFISQSGETADSRGVLVNVKKKGFKSLTITNVPGSTLSREADYTLHTHAGPEIAVASTKAYTAQMAVLTLLAVDTAQAKGMKLDFNPIQELGIVATAMESMIDQKEMIEGVARNFLSVSRNAFFIGRGVDYYVCLEGALKLKEISYIQAEGFAGGELKHGTIALIEKGTPVIALATQKHVNGSIRSNVQEVVSRGASPCIISLAGLDEEGDTIVLDEVHEHLTPLASVVPLQLLAYYAALHRECDVDKPRNLAKSVTVE; translated from the coding sequence ATGTGTGGTATTGTTGGATATATTGGAAATCAGGATGCTAAAGAAATTCTATTACGAGGTCTGGAGAAGCTTGAATACCGTGGGTACGACTCAGCTGGTATTGCGCTTCTTAATGACGGTGGACTACACCTTTTTAAAGAGAAAGGCCGCATAGCCGATCTTAGAAAAGCGGTGGATACAAGTGTGGAAGCAACAGCAGGTATTGGACATACACGCTGGGCAACACACGGTGAACCAAGTCAGGTGAATGCTCACCCACATCAGAGCACTACTGAACGTTTCACACTTGTTCATAACGGTGTAATTGAAAACTATCAACAAATCAAACGTGACTTCTTATCCGAAGTTGATTTTGTAAGTGCAACAGACACTGAAGTTGTTGTTCAACTGATTGCAAACCTTGTCGATGAACAAAATATGACTGTGGAGGATGCTTTCCATCAGACATTGAAAGAACTTCATGGCTCTTATGCACTTGCACTAATTGACAATGAAAATCCAGAAACATTATACGTAGCGAAGAATAAAAGCCCACTTCTTGTTGGAATTGGTGATGAGTTCAACGTAGTGGCAAGTGATTCAATGGCAATGCTGCAAGTAACTAGCAAATTCATCGAACTTATGGATGAAGAAGTTGTGATTGTAAAACGTGATTCTGTCACGATTAAAGATATGAACGGCAATGTGATGGAGCGCGAGCCATTCACTGCAGAAATTGATGCTAGTGATATCGAAAAGGGAACGTATCCTCACTATATGCTGAAAGAAATCGACGAGCAACCGCTTGCGATTCGTAACATCATTACGAAGTATAAAGATGACAATGATAACATCAAACTCGATGAAGATATTCGTGAAGCTATGAAGGAATCCGATCGCATTTACATCATTGCATGTGGCACAAGTTACAATGCAGGTCTTGTTGGTAAACAACTTATTGAGAATATTGCAGAGGTGCCTGTTGAGGTGCATATTGCAAGTGAGTTCCTTTACAACATGCCGCTTGTTTCAAAGAAACCACTCTTTATCTTTATTTCACAAAGTGGTGAAACAGCAGACAGCCGTGGAGTACTTGTAAACGTGAAGAAAAAGGGTTTCAAGTCGCTTACGATTACAAACGTACCAGGATCAACGCTTTCTCGTGAAGCAGATTATACACTTCACACGCATGCAGGGCCTGAAATCGCAGTTGCTTCAACCAAAGCATACACTGCACAAATGGCAGTACTAACACTACTCGCTGTAGATACTGCACAGGCTAAAGGAATGAAGCTTGACTTCAACCCTATTCAGGAGCTTGGTATTGTCGCGACTGCAATGGAGTCAATGATTGATCAGAAGGAAATGATCGAGGGCGTTGCGCGTAATTTCCTTTCTGTTTCACGTAATGCGTTCTTTATTGGCCGTGGAGTCGATTATTATGTATGTCTTGAAGGAGCACTTAAGCTTAAAGAGATTTCCTACATTCAAGCTGAAGGCTTTGCTGGTGGTGAGTTGAAGCACGGTACAATTGCTCTTATTGAAAAAGGAACGCCTGTTATCGCACTTGCGACCCAAAAACACGTTAACGGAAGCATCCGTTCAAACGTACAGGAAGTTGTTTCTCGTGGAGCTTCACCATGTATTATCTCGCTAGCGGGTCTTGATGAAGAAGGCGACACTATTGTTCTTGATGAGGTTCATGAGCACCTTACACCGCTTGCATCTGTTGTGCCGCTTCAACTGCTTGCATACTATGCAGCACTGCACAGAGAATGTGACGTGGATAAGCCAAGAAACCTTGCAAAATCAGTAACTGTTGAATAG
- a CDS encoding spore coat protein produces MQRPTQVNQQMQTSTPMAQNTNSIQNHNHGGHELFDAHEVIAGIINMLDQYQMYDQHIQDPELKGILQRQSSFVITMYNTIVQSFQTGQDPMTPTQQYKMQQNNDVVYGVKPGQPKKPNQSVNDLSDQGLSAYMLGHTKSLASLLTMTALEMTNPVLRRVVADSVPNFIEQSYEIFLYQNKHGYYQVPQLMEQDMNTMLQSYAPVQQGRMQ; encoded by the coding sequence ATGCAGCGTCCAACCCAAGTGAATCAGCAGATGCAAACTAGCACTCCAATGGCGCAGAACACAAATTCCATTCAAAATCACAATCACGGAGGGCATGAATTATTTGATGCCCATGAGGTTATTGCGGGAATTATCAATATGCTGGATCAATACCAGATGTATGATCAGCACATTCAGGATCCAGAATTGAAGGGGATTCTGCAGCGCCAATCTTCGTTTGTAATAACAATGTACAATACGATTGTCCAAAGCTTTCAAACAGGTCAAGATCCTATGACACCAACTCAGCAATATAAGATGCAGCAAAACAATGATGTGGTGTATGGGGTTAAGCCCGGTCAGCCTAAGAAGCCGAATCAGTCTGTGAACGATCTATCAGATCAGGGATTATCAGCTTATATGCTGGGGCATACGAAATCATTAGCTTCTCTTTTAACGATGACCGCTCTTGAGATGACAAATCCTGTGCTCCGCCGCGTTGTGGCTGATAGTGTACCGAATTTTATTGAACAGAGTTATGAAATCTTTCTTTACCAGAACAAACATGGTTATTATCAGGTACCCCAACTAATGGAGCAGGATATGAATACAATGCTTCAAAGCTATGCACCGGTCCAACAGGGCAGAATGCAGTAA